The genomic region cagtcctggttccgggttaagtgtcattatggccagtaacaaaaagtaaagtaatacatacagcaaaattgtaataataactcgccaggatgactaacgggtagttcaaacagcagcgttagtcacctgaaattggcctttccagtcctggtgttgagttatttaatgtcatggccattttccaatttcaaatcaaactagagagattgagactcttaaaagggaaccacaattaaaaaggtgtaatgaataaatatcaaacacataaatgacattaaaaaaattaatagccattaagaaactaaaaactttatcaaggtggacagtgtaatcgtcaccaataacactgtctaatgttatggacaaacctagggacagaacatgtttaaaatagtagtgtctttgagagttgtaatgatggcaagaaagtaaaatgtggcttacagtgatttgagtgttacacaaactgcacactggtgcatcagttccagataaaagaaaacgatgagttaaaaaactgtgaacaatgcATACtcaagttagaacaacttcctccttctgaaccttatggaagctagacaGCCAatgtccaatatagggttttatttagaaaagcttctTGTCGCGtagctcactccaagttgacttctagctggcatggagccgagccttaaatacaggaccatagtccatgtatggaataggcacagtggtgatagagccagagcagatagatttagctgccgtgtctgcaagctcgttccagcaaataccaacgtggcctggtatccagaaaaactggatagaagtagatgttaaagaggaATAGGCCAGTTGGTTTTAAATATCGACAAGAACaaggtgtgaactaacatgaagcaattccagggccagtagagaactaagcgagtcaatataaatagtgcagttggagtactgcttagcttcaatatgatccagggtaagagaaatggcgtacagttgagcattgaacacagaagctgtagaggggattctgtgtgcaaccactgaactgcaacaaaccatggcagaacccacagaggtacctgatttgaaaccatccatataaattggaatggaatgattgtttgaaagatgttcagtaaataaaagatggtacttccaatcgggagtatctacctttctcagatgacttaaagaaaggtcacatttggggactgtaataagccatggtgggatgggcagaccagtggaatctgcaatgttatccaaggacagtcccaattcatccaattgcacctggatgcgaaggccaaaagaagcaatagcagatcgtctgttctgaaaaagtatggcccaccgaggaaggaaaacacaaccccacgtgggatgctttggtacggaatgaagttttgaagaatatagtaaagacagttgcaaacagtgaaggtgcagagaaggttcatgggattctatgtataagctctgaactgggaaggtgcggaaagccccagtgcagaatcGAAGTCCTTGATgttgaatggggtctagcatctttaaggccgagggtctggcaaagccatagaccattgatccatagtcaagtttcgattgaataagagcacgatatatctttaacatagaacattgatctgctccccaactggtggtagagaggacacagaggatgttcagtgctcttgtgcatgtGACCCATAGctactttaagtgtggtataattgtcagcttacggtcaaagataagccccaagaacatggtctcagggaccactggcagagaaacttcaccgatacggagttcaggatcagggtgaataccccgttggtggcaaaagtgcttgcaaacagttttagagagagagaaattaaagccgttcccCATGGTCCACTTgagtacacaattgagggcaatttgtagttgctgctcaatatatctcatgttcgacaactgacacgagatgtgaaagtcgtcgacatagagcccgtttgcaacattgagaggagttgttcagtgatggcattaatctttatactgaaaagtgtgacactcaaaacatagccctgagggaccccaagttcctgtagaaaagaacgggaaagtgtcgaacccacacgaacttggaatctcttgttcattaaaaatttttaataaacatgggtaaatggccatgtaacccatatatatggggGTATCACAAAATGCCAaacctccatgttgtattattagccttctcaatgtcaaagaatattgatacaagatgtagtttgagaaaggtttctctgattgatgtttcaagtcaagtTACGtgatccatggtggagtgctgtcgtcggaacccacactgggtggggaAAGCTCTGCATTTgcctttgttagaccaagatctctgattaaatcattgaggtctctttgggtGTAGTAGGATGGGCTTCTCTTACCAGCTGCACATCTAAAATTGTAATCTCGATCTTCAACATCTACCTCTTCttttgatttgctgctctcttctgaggatggctgctttctctctggtggagtgggtacagggagcttaGGGTAGTGTGACATTGgggtgatggatgatggaaggttcgGATACATGATATCAGATGCATtctttggaagggtccaccatgcagaagtaacaACTGCTtaagtggtcagtgggttcatgctAAGTTCTTGGAATGGCAAACTTTAtgactctcttttcccctctgtaccatcctgcaaaagagcaaaataaaattgtcattatgaagaataaatttatttcatccacaactaatatgTAAGAAGTTcgtgcaaaatattttcatatgtgatattttttctatactattggaaatttaaaaaaataaataaattaaaagatatttaaattttaaaaggtctaaaatttgtataatataaactcttactattcaagcaagcaaaaattctccgtcttaccttctagagttttttcgcagtgcttgcaggtaaaatgaagtgcccagggtttgtcttgatccctaaCAAGCATACCAAAATATGACTTGTTGGCtacacacattttagcagatgctgtcacagagtacgttttcgctcttgtcctgataaattggccacatacatagcagaatatgTCTGGacaatgcttgcagcttcttgatgccatatctgataaaatcagatcgGTCTATGTATTCAGTTAGacaactaaaactaaactgaagtggtgagtccctgtttgtgtctatatatattactatggaaagttttagaaaattctcataagttctacaacattgtagaaattcttcaaaattcttgcaagttcaagaaaatattctataacctacttgaatttacctggaatgttcagaaaaatgggtaaatttgaaaatttcattactctagtcacaaaagcaaagtttgaagagaaaaataggtcttttccatttactttaggcataagcaatttggaaataacactttctgctcaggaaaaagaaaaagtaaaaatgttgttacataatgtaataattACTAAGAATGTGTTTATTTTCAGTACAAGATAATAcctcattttgttttctttttctgtgaAGATTCTAAGAATGAAATCTCCTTCTTCTCCTGGGTCAAATGTTGAGGGAATAATACAGTAGGTACCAGGGGAAAGCTTGAACCGGGCATTGACTTCTCGAAGGTTAATAAAAGATGGAGATTTGGCAACAGATGGATTGTACTTAAAAAATTCTTTGGTTAATGGTTTAGGAAGACTTTGTGGATTTTTCAACTAgacataataataatgaaaattcatgtttaaaCAGTAACACTATATTGTACATGAAAACACAACACAAGTAAtgtaagttattgtatttttattttaattcaactgGCACTATATATTgacattatttctaatattttaaggCATTTGATTTATCCCAGTGCAACTGTAATATCATTGACACGAAATACTTAGAAATGTCGCtaaggttaaaaaaaaatatcctaaCTCTTTAATACAGATACAATATTAACCAATAAAATATTCTTGATCTGACAAAATATACTTCTGTCTGCTGAGAAAGTGCTATCTGTAAACACGTCACCTCTGAATTATTCATTAATTCAGCTTCTTATTATTTTTACCACTTCCTGAAATACAAATAAGTACTTttaagaatcattttcaaacactttaaaacaCTGTGAATACATCATTCTTAACAAATTcccaaaaacattatataatgcaatagtaactataattttgatataacaaAGATTCAGCTTATTTGATGTTGGATAACAAGGTTTAACATTATCATACTTCATTCACACAAGTTTATTTCCACTATATAgactttcaaaattaaagactttAGTATTAATGCTGCTACAATAACTAAGCAGtttatactgttaatattaacattttccttaccttaAAATGAATTTCTGATAGATAGATACTCACATTTTTACACAGATTAGTTAACTTCCTCAGCTCATCTGCCAAAGAGATTTGCATGCCACTAGCTTTGAAACAACTCCTACTAATTTCATATGATTTTTCACGAATTGTGCCACTGCATGATGGTACCATCCTGCAACAAAAGCTCTTCATCAATTGAAGGGTGATGTGCCCCTGTGCCACTAGCTCCTCCTGTACATATGCACTTGTGAATCTTTATTCTTTTGTATCTATAGAAAACACATTTTCAGGTAAGGcaaatgttaacttttgaaataataacTTAGCTCTCGCATTTATTAGCTCAAATTCCATATTGTTTTGGTGGAAGGACTGGTGCAAAATTTACCTAGATATGGAGAAAGCATCTGAAAGACACCCAGTAGCAGGACCTTCAAAGGAGCACACTTGTGAAAGACTGCATATCATATCATGCCTGTATAGGGAAAGGGAAGAGGCAAAGAAGCCAATGTTGTGTTGGGGAGACAGGCATAATGTGAACATGACCATTTGAACTTTGTATACACATCATTGCATAGCCAGTACGTGTAGTGCATTCAGACCATACCTTGTATGCTTATCTTAACTCTACTATCAGGTTTTGTGGGTTTGTTTTTTCAGAGCAAAGTCAGtgaactatctgttgtgtccaccacaaGGAATCAAATCTTAGAATTTAGCTATGCAAATACATATACTTACTACTCTGCCACCAAGGGACACAATAGCTGTGGGAGAAGAGTGCGTGTGATAAGCATTCATGCTTACTTCAACTCAACCATTATAACACTATATAGGATCAACTCTAACTATAGGAGGAGGAAACATTTTGGTTATTTTGACTTTACAATGCAGACACTGTCTACAGGAGGAGAATATGCAAGACATAGATATATTGTTTATGTATGGTATGTAATCACCACTAATCAACTAAACGGATTCTATGAGGTAGATCCTCTGTGCAGGAGGAAAACAATATAAGAtacattactgttttatattaattgcaTATACACCTCAACTTCACTGGACAGACTAGTTGCAGGAAGTAGACACAGTCATTTAGTGTGTGCTCACCTCAATTTCACTGATTAAATTAAGGCTGCAAGATGGATGGCAGAGTGACATACATGTATTTGATTTATATGAGAGACAGCCCACACTACACTAACAGTGTCACCACAGTCCCACTTCTCACTATATTGGTACTCCTGTACTAGTCCCAGTGGTTGAGTTGCTGTCAATGATGGTTCTCCATGCAGCTAGAAGCTGGTAAGTGTCAAAGATCTTCCATGCACCACACAATGAAAATGTGGGAGAATTTGTATAGAAGAGTCCCAGATTCACATCAGCCCTTTAGTGCAGAAAGATATTTTACTAGGAGACAATGCAATAGGTGATTACAAAGCcttatttttaaaagacaaacaGTACAAGCTAAAGTTGTAGGCAGAACACTGGTACTGGCTTTTTCCAATAGGAATAGGTATGATCTGGATCAGACAATAGAATGAATACAGATATACATACCACTATGATACCGTAGTTGCTCTTGTGTAATATCTAATCTCACAGTAGTCACATGTACAGCCAGGGTAGATGGTATCAGTATTTCCAACTATACTGGCTCAATGTGAATTTTGGGTAAGAATACCCTGAGAGGCAACCATCCACTTGGTTGTACCCTGTATAACAACAGAAGGAAATAATATGTGTTTGTCTTAAATACAATAAGGTGATGATGtgattgaaaaatgaaaatttgtaaaagCTGAAAACTTTCAGTGTAAAGGAGGTGAATGTATgtggaaaataaaaaagtaacaaattcagagtaaagaaaaggaaaacagaCTGTGAGAATTCACATCCCAAAGTGAATATACCAACAGAAGAGCCAGTGGAACTGCCCTGTAAGGATCTGTAAGGGCAGAggtttgtggaaaaaaaaaaaagggtggGTTCCAAAAGAGAAAAAGATGAAGGCAATGACCTTCAAAGGTGAGGAAGAGAAAAGTGCAGTTTACATTCTTAGTGgtcaaaaaagagaaaaagatgaTACAGAAGCCAGATTTCAACTGCCTGAATGAGGCATACACAAGATTGTATAAAACCTCATTTAAATATCAATCAGGCAAGGACTGAGGAGAACAAAAGAGTGGGATGAAATGGAAGGAATAGGGAAAAAATAGAAAATGAGAAAGACCATGGATTGGGCCACATGATACCCAAAAAAAGGGTTGGGATGAAAAATCCATCAATGACCAAATAAGAAGATGCACAAAATTACTACTAGAAAGAAAGAAGTAGCAGAAAAGTCAGTGATAAGACCCATCACAAACAGTGATAGATAAATACAGTGGAATGATGACAAGAATAATACCATATTAGTGGAAAGCCAAATGAGATAAGGCATATTCTATTTGTGAGAGTAGAGAGAGGACATCCATTTGTGGAAAAGGAAATGGTGAGAAGCAAGAGATGGGCAATGCAAAGACGAAGGGGTCTGAATACCATGCAGACCAAGACTAAAACAACCAAAGAGGCTGTGAGGATTTTATGTTTGAGACTAGATTCTTTATAGCAGGTGCCTGTGGTTTGttagcaataaatttcaacaataaacaaacagcacacagtccatttgttttaaaataatttattgaaacaagtcaaatgtatttACAAATGCTTGTTACACTGTTGATTATCACAGTTGCATCCAgagatttaaataattgtttcttttttgtaaaagtCCACATGggttggttcaattactttagaacacatcTGGAAAGACAAACTCTTCTTCTTACTCTGTTCTTACATACAGTCTATGataatttcaatttaaagttTGAGACTATACGATTGTGAGTTTGGACATAAAGAGAGTATctgtatatataactatttacCTGTATCTACATCAAACTACATTCAGACGTGCATTTATAGCCCAACAGAGGCCTAGAATGATCTGCACACTAAGAGATATTACCATGTAATAATACTCAATCAAAACAACAAGAGAAACATTAAAGATTCTAGTAACATgacacaataatataacaattaccagttcaaaacaactgaaatacACAACATAAGATTTGAAGATAGTTGTGTACATAAACCCGTAATAAACTATCATTTCtaaacataactaaatttaaaactTGCATCAAACTTAAACTGAAACAGTCATGTATAGCTAACAGAGGCATCAACAATAGGGCCTGGAAGGAGGATAAAATCAGAGTTGGTATAGAGAAAGAAATAAGACTAGGCTTGGCTGAGAAATCAACAACCAGAACCGAAGAATAAAGAATAGAGGACCATAAAAGAGGAAGCATGGATATGAGAAGGATGGTAAAATCGTCCAAATGATGTGTATCCAACTAAGGGTAAACTCCATGGAAGGTTTGTAGGTGTAGAGGCCATTCCAGTGATAAATGCAGACTGGCTAAGAGAGGCAGTCTGCCCCTAAGGTAAAAGTTCCTGGTAAAAGATTTGAACAGGCTAAAAAGCATATGATTAATGcccaaaacaaatatatcatggTACAGGAGCCACAGGTAAATGATGGAGCAAGAATAGACCATGAAATAGGCTGAGTGGAATATGGCAAAGTGAGCCATCAATAAGGACTGGAATGAGAATATTCTTGCCAAAGAGTGAGAAGGTCGAGCACATTCTCAGAGAGAGAATTACCAAACAATGTGGAGGTTTGGTTTGAGAGACAGAAAGGGAAGTCATGAAGTAGTAGGGACACTGTCTACTGATAAATCTATAAAAGAGGACAAGGATCCAAGAAAGAACAACATCCCACATTTAGAACAAAGTATAAATCACTGTAACTTGAGAAatcatgataaaatattaaaccttttGCAAAAACAGCTCAAGAATACCAAAACCAAAATTtcattaacaatataaatttcaacaaattGTGCACATATGACAAATTTTAACACATCTATACATCTAGTCCcaaaaaaattaatgaagattTAGGTCTGCAAATGCATTTAGGGAGTTAATGCACATGGAGGTGTATTGCTCTCAGTTTAGTGGAGGACTTTTATCCCTTAAAATATCATTATCCAATGGTGCAATTCATGTACAATTATGTGAAATTAGATGGGAATTGCTTCAAAGATAGTGGCATACAACTCTTTTTGGCAACATCCTGAGTGAGATACCTAATCTGAGCAAGGAATGAATTATCTTCTCAAAagaattgtttataattgtctTGTCTAATGTCATTCttacaaatattaagaaaaatattttcttaaagcaTCCTGCTAACTTCTAAAAaccatgaaataataaaaattctaaacttcATACACATACATTGTAGATTGAAAATCCAATAGTAAGGCAATCTAATCCCATTTTTTTCTTAGATCTACGGTTTTTCTGCATCAAAGCCACTATCATTGTGCAAGTATCTTCCTCATCATCATCATCCACATCTTCAAGAGTGATATTGTATTGTGGATTCATCCAAAATGTATCTGTAATAggttaaaactgtttaattaatttttagtgcTATCtaacattatttgaaatactaagcTAACTGTGTTACTAAATATTTCCATTTAAAATACAATCTCTAAAAATCATTATCATTCTGCTGTACATATTTCCACAAGTACATAAGATTTCAATGTGATAATGATAGAAAGTTCTTTTCTCTCATAAtgctgtttctttattttctcaGAAGCTGGATTTCCATACAAGTGTGAATAAGCAGCGTGTGAAACATTGTGCATAACAAAACCTTTACGTTTCAAGCCAAAATAGCTAAGATTCTGAACTAATCATACACATCTAAACAAAAAATTCATTCTGGAgtttcactttatattttttctacactTTACTCACCCAGAAAGTTTCTGCATCCTCCAGCTGATACACTTCGGACCCATCCTCCTTCAAATACATGAGTATCCCACTTTTTTTTGGACACTTTAGTCAAGGGATCATCAGTTAGTGAGTCAGGGTGAAGGTTACATATCTCAAGACGTGTAAAGTTCTGTAGAAAGTCTTTGAATGACATCCTTCACATGGTAAACAAAAGAGATGAAAGTATGTGGCATTAGAGAACATAAACTGATCCTTCTGTACTTTCCACATTCAGAATACCATCTAGACATAGTACATACAATCATACATAGGTGAAGCTGTTACAATAATCTTTTACACAGAACAGGTCTCATTAAAAACAGTatgacattaaaaattattatcttttcaTTTCTGCAGAAAAGAGTTAATACTAATGTAATTTATGCACATAATGGGatcaaatatcaaataaaacacaaacatcatTGCATGATTAAAGATATTACTTACCAGAATTCTCCATCATGATCAAAAGTAAGTCCTAACTCCTTCCTCTCATTTTCACTAACCATTGTCCACTCTGGAGACCTAGGACAGAAGGTATTATGATCTCTTACTAACATTAATAAGATAAgggaacattaaacttaacaacttgatatacatcatataacatgGACATTTTCATTAgctgagaaaaatattattatgaaaaattagtaatatatcaCTACAGGAAATTTATTCTTACTTGCGTATTAATATTTTCTTGCTTTTTATCAATTCATTTAACAAAAGGTGGTTAGGTTATGGCATttaacttgcaatctgaggatcacaAGTTCAAATCTCTGACCCCCTCCTATATGGCATTGGTAATAACAATAAGTAACAGTGATCTTAAGAACTATTCTTAAATTCAGACATACAACATAAAAGTGTATTGTGTAGTGAAAGTTGATCTACAGGGCAATAGTATTTTTACTATATGCAAGAGAAAATCAAAGTACAAAAATCGAGATAAAATTTTTGgtatcttatattttaaaatcaaatgtaaCAAATAATGACGATAATAAATATCATCTAATGATCGCAGATTTATAGCTGAGAATATCTGACAAATAATaagttatgaaaatgaaatgttgcagtaaaaagatgaaataattacaaatatttaaagcatgcAAACGTTAGCATTTAGTGAATGcttcattaaatacaaaaacgTTATTTTCTGCCTATAAGTGCTAAAAATATAGTTTCAATGTGGCATTTAATATCACTCTAACATTTAAAAACTCAGTCATATATACCTAAATTTTGATAATGATGAAagatattattaacaaaacaccagtttttaataaaaagagATAGCttagttttaagaaataaataattaataaaatgcaTATCATAAAAAACGTTCCTAACCACAATTGATTTGATATTCAAATCACTAAATTTATCAATTCCAAGATTTTTCATATCTTCTTTTGAGATGGTTATTATCTTTTTATCATTATCTGATATAACTTTCCCCTTAGAACATAACTTTTTATTTGAATGATGTAACTTCCAAGTATTCTTATACATTCAGCTTCTTTAAATGCTTCCAAATAAACACAGGTGGTACATAACTACCAATAGATGGTAGGATTTTTGTTACTGACATTATATAAAGCATTTTATAACCCCAAATCATATTTTACCTGTCACTCCATGGACCCTTCCATTCACATTCATTACCCCAAGGGTTACGAATTCGAAGGAGAGGAATCTTCCCATTGACACGTGGGGTGTTAACTTCAACCTAATGTAAAAATTGTTTCTTAGcatactaataaaaaaataatgaaaaactgttATGTAGTTCTTTATTTTTAGGGTACAAATTATATGAGAACTACCCTTGGAGTTTTAAAGTGTTGTAACTGGAACAACTATGAATTTCACTTTTCCATAAGAAGTTTAGAATATTATCCGAAATATTCAGttaaattttcttataatttgatatattaacCAAATATCAAAAAGGTGTAATCACGTACTAATCATTTTACTCAGGTAAAAACTGAATATCTACCAATAGGTAGAAACTCATTACGCCTTTGCTTTGTGTCTCCACgccagtgattctcaacctgtgtgccgcgaGAGACTGGCAGGTGGGccgcggtgtttttgaaacacattcaactttcatgggattttacaagcaagttgaacacatcagttaataaaagctactatacaaacactctgaaaccttccaaagcatttggttttcattgaactcgagcactgagaagttcatacttaaatttcattctcgactgcaacggtcgactgttagtttaattgtggcgcaaAAAGtgcttcgtacgtcataaatgatgcatcaaacaatcaaactgctttctggaacacgttctcatttTGCGGTAGGCTACAGCTACCACGCTGTTGGTAGGAATTTTATAACTGCAGAACTTCGTCCTTATCGAGTATGAATcaactttatcatttatccatggaaaaatatttaagtaaatctggtgctgcaaaggataatgtgttgaatcaaaagcaaggaatcaaacgaaagtacaaaaacgaatacggttttatcgcttaGGAATCGGAacattaccattctgcctactctgcaacgcagctttatcgaacgaggcgcttgttcctagcaaactgaagagacacttggaaacaaaacattcagctgtgaaggattaACCGaaagaatacttcgagaatctcgcggctcaacaacatgaacaatcaaggaagtTTGTGAACTTCATGCAGCTGCCGGAAAAAGGATTTATGGCAAATTATAAGGTTGCTCAGTTGTTGATAAAACGCAAAGCGCATACGGAATCCGAATCAGTCATTGAGCTagcgttagcaatcatcgttgaaactatgcttggaacggatgcttgtttgtttgtttgtttttgaacttcgcacaaagttactcgaaggctatctgtgctagccgtccctaatttagcagtgtaagactagagggaaggcagctagtcatcaccacccaccgccaactcttgggctactcttttaccaacgaatagtgggattgaccgtcacattataaagcccccacggctgaaagggcgagcatgtttggtgagacgggggcTGCCAGAAAGGTTAAgtaagttccactgtccaatgacacaatttcacgcagaattgtagacttgtcgtcggatttgaaggatcaagtttgcgaacacttcgaagtgcctgaagatgaattgtctctgttGTGGTCTCTTCGAGTTGATGAATttactgacgttagtggaaaagctcaagttctggcttttgtttgattcataaaagatggaaaatcgtaaacaaatacttattttgcaaagatttaaaaagtaccaAACATAAGGATTGTTcgctgcatgattcacagaggcgctcgcctccaaatctttgccgaaagGTTTGTAacctgttatgaatcaagttattcaagcgGTGATTTCATCAAGTCTCagccacttcaatctcgacttttctctcttctctgtgaggcgatggattcagactatAAAAAGCTATTGTACCACACTGAAGTTCAATGGCTTTCGAAAGaaaaggtgttaaagcgtcttgttcaactgaaaactgaagtaatttctttcttggaggttgaggaagtaggtttttattataagatctggtggctgaaggttcaatttctctcagacttgtttgacaaattaaattatctgaacttaagtctccaaggaccatttgaaaacattattactgtaaCGACCTTCGATGAAAATGTGACGccgtggaagaataagatctcgaaaggagtccttgattgttttccttctgttaacgaatgtccgtcaaagaagaaaattgtccctcaaattttgaacacattaagcgacctacagtccgcattaaaac from Tachypleus tridentatus isolate NWPU-2018 chromosome 1, ASM421037v1, whole genome shotgun sequence harbors:
- the LOC143254340 gene encoding uncharacterized protein LOC143254340 isoform X1, translating into MLKIYRALIQSKLDYGSMVYGFARPSALKMLDPIQHQGLRFCTGAFRTFPVQSLYIESHEPSLHLHCLQLSLLYSSKLHSVPKHPTWGCVFLPRWAILFQNRRSAIASFGLRIQVQLDELGLSLDNIADSTGLPIPPWLITVPKCDLSLSHLRKVDTPDWKYHLLFTEHLSNNHSIPIYMDGFKSGTSVGSAMVCCSSVVAHRIPSTASVFNAQLYAISLTLDHIEAKQYSNCTIYIDSLSSLLALELLHVSSHLVLVDI
- the LOC143254340 gene encoding uncharacterized protein LOC143254340 isoform X2: MYPNLPSSITPMSHYPKLPVPTPPERKQPSSEESSKSKEEVDVEDRDYNFRCAAGKRSPSYYTQRDLNDLIRDLGLTKANAELSPPSVGSDDSTPPWIT
- the LOC143254340 gene encoding uncharacterized protein LOC143254340 isoform X3; its protein translation is MASRSCKHCPDIFCYVCGQFIRTRAKTYSVTASAKMCVANKSYFGMLVRDQDKPWALHFTCKHCEKTLEGWYRGEKRVIKFAIPRT